A single Leptospira kirschneri serovar Cynopteri str. 3522 CT DNA region contains:
- a CDS encoding Lsa36 family surface (lipo)protein, with product MMNTFRSLVVGKFFPILVFSFVGFLTPANSLIAQIECSGAACEIIPSNISSQFNGLEYEIRTKYLNEVVDSMEDAALLTTINSSMMGNGSINRFQLGAGLSAAGVKNDDIQIQYGGITLPNLPNGGASLAPTLMAGVNLGWLTGSGPADQKDKDEKDGEGRSFLHRVNIFAHGFQGKLDQGDLKELNDQSDQYKFSGNYNSFGATVRFQLIRERYTRLDFFGFTGLSLGLGFHRKTEEMNLEPVSKLPIKKVKSNDRACEIKRCKIIFRFSFPTN from the coding sequence ATGATGAATACCTTCCGCAGTTTAGTGGTAGGAAAGTTTTTTCCTATTTTAGTTTTTTCTTTTGTTGGATTTTTGACCCCGGCCAATTCGCTAATTGCGCAAATCGAATGTAGCGGCGCGGCTTGCGAAATCATTCCGAGTAATATTTCCTCTCAATTTAACGGACTGGAATACGAGATTCGTACAAAGTATCTAAACGAAGTAGTCGACTCGATGGAAGACGCCGCTTTATTGACTACGATCAATTCTTCCATGATGGGTAACGGATCGATTAATCGATTTCAACTAGGAGCAGGACTTTCCGCGGCGGGAGTTAAGAATGACGATATACAGATTCAATATGGTGGAATTACTCTTCCGAATTTACCAAACGGAGGCGCTTCTCTTGCTCCTACGTTGATGGCCGGAGTTAATTTAGGTTGGTTGACCGGAAGCGGACCCGCTGATCAGAAAGATAAAGATGAGAAAGATGGCGAAGGAAGATCTTTTCTTCATAGAGTCAATATCTTTGCTCATGGCTTTCAAGGAAAGTTGGATCAAGGAGATTTGAAAGAGCTCAACGATCAATCGGATCAGTATAAATTTTCGGGCAATTACAATTCTTTTGGGGCTACGGTTCGTTTTCAATTGATTCGAGAACGTTATACACGTTTGGATTTTTTTGGTTTTACCGGTCTTAGTTTGGGACTCGGATTTCATCGTAAAACCGAAGAAATGAATTTAGAGCCGGTCTCAAAACTACCTATCAAAAAAGTTAAAAGCAATGATAGAGCTTGCGAGATAAAGAGATGCAAGATAATTTTCAGATTTTCTTTCCCAACGAATTAG
- the rktP gene encoding Arg-Lys translocation region protein phosphatase RktP, translating into MITKIPSKLKLSIAVFVLSFLFFLVYTITDDIILKSPLGQQKVISLSIRLALSISFSTLIASLVFYFVRLIYSSMRSLITLAQDWGNEVYEETPAEERDDEIGELVRAFRLKFFQQKEFKENPSGETLGEINKEIADSIQRAFYRIQLPKILNLDVSLFPRMSGNSNCDYTNVVPSADGCVGILAGFSSPGILESAFKARLEGIFSLANETNEIPGEELIFKIGKILSKMPIPFLNLSLFYLKTKTGELGYIHFQELPVFVYKNNEFIPLEKNKVRYFDYKAADLEIHKTVLKTDEYWVLISDRTYSAIGISAPEFIKQFQNVLTGKNFRNSRDLILDCGRTLEKKYGKKVLETSALLAIRIKN; encoded by the coding sequence TTGATCACAAAAATTCCTTCTAAACTTAAATTATCGATCGCGGTTTTCGTTCTGAGTTTTTTATTCTTTCTAGTTTATACGATTACAGACGATATTATTCTTAAGTCTCCTTTAGGACAACAAAAGGTAATTTCTCTTTCCATCCGTCTTGCACTTTCAATTTCATTTTCCACTCTTATCGCTTCCCTCGTATTCTATTTTGTAAGACTCATCTATTCTTCGATGCGTTCTTTGATAACTCTCGCTCAAGACTGGGGAAACGAAGTCTACGAAGAAACTCCTGCAGAAGAAAGAGACGATGAAATCGGAGAATTGGTTCGTGCTTTTCGTTTAAAATTTTTTCAACAAAAAGAATTCAAAGAGAATCCTTCCGGTGAAACGTTAGGCGAAATAAATAAGGAAATCGCGGATTCAATTCAAAGAGCTTTTTACAGAATCCAATTACCTAAAATTTTAAATCTGGATGTTTCTCTTTTTCCTAGAATGAGCGGAAATTCTAACTGTGATTATACGAATGTAGTTCCGAGTGCAGACGGTTGTGTTGGTATTTTGGCAGGGTTTTCAAGTCCGGGAATTTTAGAATCCGCATTTAAAGCAAGGTTAGAAGGAATTTTCTCCTTAGCCAATGAAACAAACGAAATTCCAGGAGAAGAATTAATTTTTAAGATCGGTAAAATTCTTTCCAAAATGCCCATTCCATTTTTAAATCTTTCACTTTTTTATCTTAAAACTAAAACCGGGGAATTAGGGTATATTCACTTTCAAGAACTTCCCGTATTCGTTTATAAAAATAATGAATTCATTCCTTTGGAAAAAAATAAAGTGCGTTATTTCGATTACAAAGCAGCCGACTTAGAAATTCATAAAACCGTTTTAAAGACGGACGAATACTGGGTCTTAATTTCGGACCGAACCTATTCCGCAATCGGAATTTCGGCGCCCGAGTTCATAAAACAATTTCAAAACGTTTTAACAGGCAAAAATTTTCGAAATTCTAGAGATCTGATTTTAGACTGTGGTAGAACCTTAGAAAAAAAATACGGTAAAAAAGTCTTAGAAACTTCCGCCTTACTTGCAATTAGGATAAAAAATTAA
- a CDS encoding IS5 family transposase (programmed frameshift), whose amino-acid sequence MDKYYSEIPDGLWKQIAPLIPKEKVNPKGGRNRVPTRLVMAGIIYRMKTGCQWRAIPNEFGSGQTCHRRFQEWERAGVFKKIYKSILKYYDVKNQIAWDWASMDSAMVKAPKGGALTGKNPTDRAKLGVKRHILTDGNGIPLAITLSGANVHDKHAVKDTLNSILIFSGRRKKKPKHLCLDKGYDFKDIEVLIKRRNIQSHIRKKGEKPLIGKYKGKPRRWVVERTNSWHNRFRAILIRWERKSENYLASLYLASSIIAFNFFDR is encoded by the exons ATGGACAAATATTATTCAGAGATACCGGATGGACTTTGGAAACAAATAGCCCCATTGATCCCGAAAGAAAAGGTAAATCCGAAAGGAGGTCGCAATCGAGTACCAACACGATTAGTAATGGCCGGTATCATCTATCGAATGAAAACAGGCTGTCAGTGGCGTGCCATTCCGAATGAGTTTGGATCTGGCCAAACTTGTCACAGAAGATTTCAAGAATGGGAACGAGCAGGAGTATTCAAAAAGATTTATAAATCTATTTTAAAATATTATGATGTAAAGAATCAGATAGCATGGGACTGGGCTTCGATGGATTCGGCAATGGTTAAAGCTCCCAAAGGGGGAGCTT TAACTGGGAAAAACCCTACAGACCGTGCCAAATTGGGGGTTAAACGGCATATTCTTACAGATGGAAATGGAATTCCTTTGGCCATAACATTGAGTGGAGCCAATGTTCATGATAAACACGCTGTAAAAGATACGTTGAATTCAATCCTGATTTTTTCCGGTAGAAGAAAAAAGAAACCAAAACATCTTTGTTTAGATAAAGGATATGATTTCAAAGATATAGAAGTTTTAATCAAAAGAAGAAACATTCAATCTCATATTCGGAAAAAAGGTGAGAAGCCTCTCATTGGTAAATATAAAGGAAAACCTAGACGATGGGTCGTTGAAAGAACTAACAGTTGGCACAATCGATTCAGGGCTATCCTAATTCGTTGGGAAAGAAAATCTGAAAATTATCTTGCATCTCTTTATCTCGCAAGCTCTATCATTGCTTTTAACTTTTTTGATAGGTAG
- the tatC gene encoding twin-arginine translocase subunit TatC has product MTKPILGMAAKKKSKNLPYPEESVPRDREKYMTLGDHLEELRMVLIKSLVVVAIIMGISLCFGEEIHKILAQPYKNVLGPQATFYQINLMAPFMIYLKSSFMISILLGLPFVLFFLWGFISPALDSKADRYGKFLIFFSTLLFWFGIWLCWTEAFENLLKIFLVNFRPLDIEARLPIDEYYEIFFNIHLIFGLSFQLPIILILLGGLGIIRSSFLLSKWREAIIILAIAAAVLSPGPDLISMLFLFVPLTVLFIVSIVLMKIIERE; this is encoded by the coding sequence TTGACAAAACCCATTCTAGGAATGGCTGCAAAGAAAAAATCAAAAAACCTTCCTTATCCGGAAGAATCCGTACCGAGAGACAGGGAAAAATATATGACCTTGGGAGATCACTTGGAAGAACTCCGGATGGTTCTTATCAAGTCTCTCGTTGTAGTAGCGATCATTATGGGAATTTCCTTATGTTTTGGAGAAGAGATTCATAAAATTCTCGCACAACCCTATAAAAATGTCTTAGGTCCACAAGCGACATTTTATCAGATCAATTTGATGGCTCCATTTATGATTTACTTGAAGAGTTCATTTATGATCTCTATTTTGTTGGGTCTTCCATTTGTTCTCTTTTTTCTTTGGGGTTTTATTTCTCCCGCACTTGATTCCAAAGCGGATCGATACGGTAAATTCCTAATCTTTTTTAGCACCCTTCTTTTTTGGTTCGGGATTTGGCTCTGCTGGACAGAAGCTTTCGAAAATCTTTTAAAAATTTTTCTAGTCAACTTCCGCCCCCTGGATATAGAAGCCAGACTTCCAATCGATGAATATTACGAAATTTTTTTCAACATTCATTTGATTTTCGGTTTATCTTTTCAGCTTCCGATTATACTCATTCTTCTTGGCGGTTTAGGAATCATTCGTTCTTCTTTCCTTCTTTCCAAATGGAGAGAAGCGATTATAATTCTTGCGATTGCCGCCGCAGTTCTTTCTCCGGGACCAGATTTGATTTCGATGTTATTCTTATTTGTCCCATTGACGGTTTTATTTATAGTATCTATCGTTCTCATGAAAATAATAGAGAGAGAATAG
- a CDS encoding DUF1564 domain-containing protein, translating into MDPSTLCENRSRYGRFILNSDHEISSTLQKNPSETVTLLIPENTWLLFSEKDVKLLTKKIPALLKIYGKYISSSERLGKKADRTLYQSSPGKSKMKRISVRVPSASWTLLGTLAQAHGVSRCYLFNYLLKLEALGVGDSILNTVRAGVPTFHWSYSYILHLDLLNNRVTRKLHCEPESYFYALDLEH; encoded by the coding sequence ATTGATCCGTCCACNCTTTGCGAGAACCGTAGTAGGTATGGGCGCTTTATACTAAACTCTGATCATGAAATTAGTTCTACACTTCAAAAAAATCCTTCCGAAACGGTTACTCTTTTGATTCCGGAAAATACTTGGCTTCTTTTTTCCGAAAAAGATGTAAAGCTGCTTACTAAAAAAATTCCTGCACTTTTAAAAATTTATGGGAAATATATTTCTTCTTCGGAACGTCTTGGCAAAAAAGCGGACAGAACTTTGTATCAATCCAGTCCGGGTAAATCAAAAATGAAACGAATAAGCGTTCGTGTTCCTTCTGCAAGTTGGACTCTTTTGGGAACGTTGGCTCAAGCTCATGGTGTGTCTAGGTGTTATCTTTTTAATTATCTTTTGAAGTTGGAAGCCCTCGGGGTCGGTGATTCTATTTTGAATACGGTTCGGGCGGGAGTTCCCACGTTTCACTGGTCTTACAGTTATATCCTACACTTAGATCTGCTAAACAATCGAGTCACCCGAAAATTACACTGTGAACCAGAATCTTATTTTTACGCCTTAGACCTAGAACACTGA
- a CDS encoding bifunctional nuclease family protein, translated as MDLVEAKISDISLTNVGFAVFLKTKDDSDSRVVPIFIGPLETHSITSVLDGTKPPRPMTHDLMTVLLGTLNVSIIKISIEEIIDNTFYAKITLRKDEDVIVLDARPSDSIALALRANAPIYLAKKVIEEAGIEMKDEEIPGESIAREKISQLPKTQLEILQESLNNALRTEDYETAARIRDQIKKLIENS; from the coding sequence ATGGATCTTGTAGAAGCAAAAATTTCGGATATTTCTCTGACAAACGTAGGCTTTGCGGTTTTTCTCAAAACGAAGGACGATTCCGATTCTAGAGTAGTTCCGATTTTTATCGGGCCTTTAGAAACTCATTCCATTACTTCAGTTTTGGATGGAACAAAACCACCTAGACCAATGACCCACGATTTGATGACGGTCCTTCTTGGAACTTTAAACGTAAGTATTATTAAAATTTCGATCGAAGAAATTATAGATAACACCTTTTATGCGAAAATTACTCTCCGTAAAGACGAAGACGTAATCGTATTGGACGCAAGACCAAGTGATTCCATCGCACTGGCACTCAGAGCAAACGCTCCGATTTATCTCGCTAAAAAAGTAATCGAAGAAGCCGGAATCGAAATGAAAGACGAAGAAATTCCAGGCGAATCTATTGCGAGAGAAAAAATTTCCCAACTTCCCAAAACACAATTGGAAATTTTACAAGAATCTTTAAACAACGCTCTTAGAACCGAAGACTACGAAACCGCCGCCCGAATTCGGGATCAGATCAAAAAGTTAATCGAGAATTCTTAA
- a CDS encoding MFS transporter produces MNKTSFVLFFTVFIDMMGFSVIFPIFPETLKIFLSQPGDPVLDQFADWTRLLLEVSSGDRSLFVALFGGIVASLYSILQFIFAPIWGRISDHLGRKPVLVLTSLGSFLGYVIWLFSGNFSLFVLSRVITGTMGGNISVASAAMADITNEKDRAKGMGMIGAGVGLGFIAGPSTGGLFAKINLDFLKLMFPDLTFTVFPASALAATIIALINLLMILFWFQETFDQKDSLERKKIHPILGVFTSKNKKVVLYSIFYFVFVFAFSGFEFSINFYLSQFLNYKPTEIGFTFVYIGMIIVLIQGGVFRRLSGKVDETKLIRIGTFSLLVGFFILYFVSNSYQLFISLTFLASGSALLHPSLSTLVSLVSGKEEQGTNLGMFRSLASLGRGMAPFVFCLIYFSKGPAISFLTSGLVSFLFLLFIWKLKQPKPVESKNY; encoded by the coding sequence ATGAATAAAACTTCTTTCGTACTTTTTTTTACGGTATTCATTGATATGATGGGATTTTCTGTGATCTTTCCTATCTTTCCAGAAACTCTTAAGATCTTTCTTTCTCAACCTGGAGACCCGGTTTTAGATCAATTTGCTGACTGGACTCGACTTTTGTTGGAAGTTTCTTCCGGAGATCGTTCTTTATTTGTAGCTCTTTTTGGTGGAATTGTAGCAAGTCTCTATTCTATTTTACAATTTATATTTGCGCCGATCTGGGGAAGGATCTCGGATCATTTAGGCCGTAAACCAGTCTTAGTTCTCACTAGTCTTGGAAGTTTTTTAGGTTATGTAATTTGGTTGTTTTCTGGAAATTTTTCTTTGTTCGTTTTATCCAGAGTGATCACCGGAACAATGGGAGGAAACATATCCGTAGCTTCTGCAGCGATGGCAGACATTACAAACGAAAAAGATCGAGCCAAAGGAATGGGAATGATAGGCGCCGGTGTGGGTTTAGGTTTTATCGCAGGCCCTTCAACGGGAGGATTATTCGCCAAAATTAATTTAGACTTTTTGAAACTTATGTTTCCGGATTTAACGTTTACAGTGTTTCCTGCCTCAGCTCTTGCCGCTACAATCATCGCGTTAATCAATCTGCTTATGATTCTTTTTTGGTTTCAGGAAACATTCGATCAAAAAGATTCGTTAGAAAGAAAAAAAATTCATCCGATTTTAGGAGTATTCACTTCGAAAAATAAGAAAGTAGTTTTATATTCTATTTTTTATTTCGTTTTCGTATTTGCGTTTTCTGGTTTCGAATTTTCAATTAATTTTTATCTCAGTCAATTTTTGAACTACAAACCTACTGAAATCGGTTTTACTTTCGTTTATATAGGAATGATCATCGTACTGATTCAAGGAGGAGTTTTTAGAAGACTGTCTGGAAAAGTTGACGAAACAAAATTAATTCGTATAGGAACGTTCTCTTTGTTAGTAGGTTTTTTTATTTTATACTTCGTTTCTAATTCTTATCAACTTTTTATTTCACTTACGTTTTTAGCTTCTGGAAGCGCCCTACTTCATCCTTCCTTATCTACGTTAGTCTCTCTTGTATCCGGAAAAGAAGAACAAGGAACCAATCTCGGAATGTTTAGAAGTCTCGCCTCTTTAGGAAGAGGAATGGCCCCTTTTGTATTTTGTCTGATTTACTTTAGTAAAGGTCCTGCAATTTCATTTTTGACTTCCGGGCTTGTTAGTTTCTTATTTCTGCTTTTTATATGGAAATTGAAACAACCAAAGCCAGTAGAATCTAAAAACTATTGA
- a CDS encoding phasin-related domain-containing protein has translation MERLLMDILNAGIALFQNGEEKVKQSLAELDTIYQELREKGEINQSMEANRVRELLNKTVQDATEILSKGEESRQQAFAKLQENFIRLSAEIESSIPEPLKAAAKNTLDELKHLLSKKQ, from the coding sequence TTGGAAAGGTTATTGATGGATATTCTAAACGCGGGAATCGCACTATTTCAAAACGGAGAAGAAAAAGTTAAACAGTCCTTGGCCGAATTGGATACAATCTACCAGGAACTAAGAGAAAAAGGTGAAATCAACCAAAGTATGGAAGCAAACCGAGTTCGAGAGCTTCTCAATAAAACGGTTCAAGACGCAACTGAAATTCTTTCGAAGGGGGAAGAGAGCAGACAACAGGCGTTTGCAAAACTTCAGGAAAATTTCATTCGACTTTCTGCCGAAATTGAATCTTCCATTCCGGAACCTCTCAAAGCGGCTGCAAAAAATACTTTAGATGAACTAAAACATCTCTTAAGTAAAAAACAATAA
- the trxA gene encoding thioredoxin produces MALAEVNDTNFKSETSGGLVLIDCWAEWCGPCRMVAPVLEELSGELDGLVKIKKLNVDDNQDTAQSLGISSIPTLLLYKDGQLVDKVIGALPKAQIKNFIERHK; encoded by the coding sequence ATGGCATTGGCAGAAGTCAACGATACAAATTTTAAAAGTGAGACATCCGGAGGATTGGTTCTCATCGATTGTTGGGCGGAGTGGTGCGGCCCTTGTAGAATGGTGGCTCCGGTTTTGGAAGAACTTTCTGGTGAATTGGACGGGTTGGTAAAAATCAAAAAACTGAATGTAGATGATAATCAAGATACAGCTCAAAGTTTAGGGATTTCTTCCATTCCTACATTGTTGCTTTACAAAGACGGACAACTTGTCGATAAAGTAATTGGAGCGCTTCCAAAAGCTCAAATTAAGAATTTTATAGAAAGACATAAATAA
- a CDS encoding Sec-independent protein translocase subunit TatA/TatB — protein MFAPLAVFGSLGWTEILLILFIALLLFGGKRLPSLAKDLGDGIRSFRKSLTGESDDSSQQISQEQERSAPKEETKTSKSKKSKST, from the coding sequence ATGTTTGCACCCTTAGCAGTCTTCGGATCACTCGGATGGACTGAAATTCTACTCATTTTATTCATCGCTCTTTTACTTTTCGGAGGAAAAAGACTACCTTCTTTGGCAAAAGATTTAGGAGATGGAATCAGATCGTTTCGCAAATCCTTAACAGGTGAATCGGATGATTCTTCCCAACAAATCAGCCAAGAACAAGAGCGTTCGGCTCCGAAAGAAGAAACAAAAACTTCTAAGTCTAAAAAGTCCAAATCCACTTGA
- a CDS encoding acyl-CoA dehydrogenase family protein: MDRILQFTEEHESFRTMARKFFETEVAPNHESWEKVGVVPKEIWKKAGANGLLCPDVPVEYGGAGADFLYNVIVIEESSRVGNSGFFISLHNDVIAPYITTYANEEQKKRWLPGCTTGDSILAVAMTEPGAGSDLKNIRTSAIEKSDHYVVNGQKTFISNGQLANLIITAVKHDNGTMSLLMVEEGMKGFERGRRLEKIGLKAQDTSELYYNDVIVPKENLIGKQGQGFRYLMQKLATERLVLSIAAVEATALVQRITLQYIKERQAFGKKIGTFQNIKFKMAEMATELEMCRTFVDKITLETIAGRSNTAEASMAKWYSTEMQKRHTDECLQFFGGYGYMMEYPIARAYLDARIQTIYAGTTEIMKEIIGRSLGL; encoded by the coding sequence ATGGATAGAATCCTTCAATTTACGGAAGAACATGAATCCTTCCGTACGATGGCTAGAAAATTTTTCGAAACGGAAGTTGCACCGAATCACGAATCCTGGGAAAAAGTAGGGGTTGTTCCGAAAGAAATCTGGAAAAAAGCAGGGGCAAATGGTCTTTTATGTCCAGACGTTCCTGTAGAGTATGGTGGAGCGGGTGCAGATTTTCTATATAACGTAATTGTAATCGAGGAATCTTCAAGAGTAGGAAACAGCGGTTTTTTTATCTCTCTTCATAACGACGTAATTGCACCTTATATTACGACTTACGCAAACGAAGAACAAAAAAAACGTTGGTTGCCTGGTTGTACAACCGGAGACAGTATCCTTGCCGTTGCTATGACCGAACCCGGAGCAGGCTCTGATTTAAAAAATATTAGAACTTCTGCTATTGAAAAAAGTGATCATTACGTAGTAAACGGACAAAAAACCTTCATTTCCAACGGACAATTGGCAAATTTAATCATTACGGCTGTTAAACATGATAACGGCACGATGTCCCTTCTAATGGTAGAAGAAGGAATGAAAGGTTTTGAAAGAGGAAGAAGATTAGAAAAAATTGGTCTGAAAGCTCAGGATACTTCGGAACTGTATTACAACGACGTGATTGTTCCTAAGGAAAACTTGATTGGAAAACAAGGACAAGGTTTTCGTTATCTCATGCAAAAGTTGGCTACGGAACGATTGGTTCTTTCCATCGCAGCCGTAGAAGCGACCGCACTCGTACAAAGAATTACCCTTCAATACATTAAAGAAAGACAGGCCTTCGGAAAGAAAATCGGAACCTTTCAGAACATTAAATTTAAAATGGCTGAAATGGCAACGGAACTGGAGATGTGCCGTACTTTTGTCGATAAGATTACTCTGGAAACTATAGCCGGAAGATCAAATACCGCAGAAGCCTCTATGGCAAAATGGTATTCTACCGAAATGCAAAAACGTCATACAGATGAATGTTTGCAGTTCTTTGGTGGTTACGGTTATATGATGGAATATCCGATCGCGAGAGCGTACCTGGATGCGAGAATCCAAACAATCTACGCGGGAACTACGGAAATTATGAAAGAGATCATAGGCAGAAGCCTAGGACTCTGA